TCTATCATAGCTTAAGAGGCTCTTGGCTGGTAGTGAATAGACAGGTTATCTGATCTCCTGTATGTTGTCTATGTTGTACATTGAAATTGTTTGACTGAAGCTGCTTTGTTTCTaggtaaaaacacatttatacttgtgttttatatttatctaTTATCAGTAAAGAAGAAAGAGTTGAGTTTGAGCCGTCTGTCAACTGTGTTGCTTAAAATCTGAGTCactgtgtaaaaataataatatcatgatatacCTGTCTGTATGGCACTATTCTATGATCTGCAGGAGTTCACCAGCACAGGTTCTGCCAACACTGAGACCAGCAAAGTGACTGGATCTCTGGAGACCAAGTACAAGTGGGCGGAGCATGGGCTGACCTTTACAGAGAAGTGGAACACAGACAACACCCTTGGAACTGAAATCACCATTGAAGACCAGGTTAGTGATGGCATGAATtgaaaaagatattttattaaaaagatttaatttaatttgcattgttttctgtcagattttagtcatccaatatcatgttttttgtttttttcatgcagTTGACTAAGGGACTGAAGCTGACATTTGATTCCTCTTTCTCACCAAACACTGGGTAAGAACAGCTGAATAACAGTTGGAAAATGTAGTTCATTTCAGTGCGGAGTTAAATGGAATGAAGATTTTAAGAGTGCCATTGACCTTTACAGCAAGAAAGGAGGCAAAATCAAGACCGCTTACAAGTGCGACCACGTTAATGTCGGCTGTGACGTCAACTACGACATCAACGGCACTGCCATCCACGGCGCAGCAGTGGTGGGCTACGAGGGCTGGCTGGCGGGCTACCAGATGACCTTCGAGGCCGGCAGGAACAGGATCACCCAGAGCAACTTTGCAGTTGGATACAAGACTGATGAGTTCCAGCTCCACACGAATGTGTAAGACAAACATAACGCTGCCACACACTGAGTTTTTAAATTATACTTTATACCCCATTTTAATTGATCATCAATAAACCCTGATAAGCTCTACTCCAGCCCTTCACCCTGGTGCCGAGCAGATATATTTTTGCAACCAGGTGATGGGATTTCCTACGTTACAAGCGAGATAGAGTGAATATTTGGCAGCAGTCAAGGGCCTTAGTGAAATAGCAGAGGGAGATAATGCCCAGGCAGTGAgtgccagagagagagggagggagagggagggagagagatggcACAGCGTTAGTCGTGTGTCCTGCTGTGTCCTTGACCGAGCCTgtctgcttcacttttcaaCTGCAGTGCTGATGTGAGGTCACATGTAGTTTAATGTTAGATCAGTATTAGTGCACTCATCTGATGGTGTCTTAAGTGTCGGAAACACACAACCTTTGTTAATCCCTGTTGAGAATAAAGCATCACCCAGGTGTTAGTCATAGTCATGTGGGAATATTTAACAgatcccccccctccctcccatctgctctttttcctcagaaatgatgGTACTGAGTTTGGTGGCTCCATCTACCAGAAGGTGAACGACCAGCTCGAGACGGCCGTCAACCTGGCCTGGACTGCTGGAAACAGCAACACCCGCTTTGGCATTGCTGCCAAGTATCAGATTGACTCTGATGCAGCCTTCTCGGTGAGTAGTGTTTTTGATCCTGATGTTTACAGTAGTTTGATTTTAAAACCTGCCCCTAAAACTGGGAGTCGGTGAACCCAGTTTCTCTTCTTACTTAAGAGACATTCTAGGTGTCACTGTGATAAATGAATGCCTATTTTACACTAAAATTAGCAGGAGTACCTGGGATTGTTAAACCTGTGAAAGGTGATTAACACTAATCCCATTGccagtggtgttttttttccacccctgCATCACGCACATCGCCTGGGCATGAATTGTGACGTCACAGACCGATCTATCTTTTAAAGTGATAcaatttatgaaataaaacacatttatttatatgattTTCCAACAAATAAAGATTGCTGTAAACATTAACGGCTATTCTAATGACCAGAAGAGGTTTGTGCATTGTAGCGGCAAAAATAGACCACATGAAAATGGTCACCTGGTTTGTGGGTTTGCACTGATGCCAATCAGAGCTCAAGCCcattaaaaacatctgtgtatGCAGTCGTTGGCATGTCTTGCCTTACTGACCAACTTGGAATGATGGCTGCAAGTCCACATGAACATATTACACAAAAAATAGCCTCATTCAAGCCAAAATGGCCTCTGGTAGAGAATTCTGCCGGTTACAGAAAGGGCCAGGCAAATTTATTCTTGTCAATCACAGGGATCCTTAATTCCCCTTTTGAAGCAGAGCCAGTTAGTGCAagtggatgttttgtttgtttaattccgtttataa
This genomic stretch from Solea senegalensis isolate Sse05_10M linkage group LG13, IFAPA_SoseM_1, whole genome shotgun sequence harbors:
- the vdac1 gene encoding voltage-dependent anion-selective channel protein 1, whose amino-acid sequence is MAVPPTYVDLGKSAKDVFTKGYGFGLIKLDLKTKSENGLEFTSTGSANTETSKVTGSLETKYKWAEHGLTFTEKWNTDNTLGTEITIEDQLTKGLKLTFDSSFSPNTGKKGGKIKTAYKCDHVNVGCDVNYDINGTAIHGAAVVGYEGWLAGYQMTFEAGRNRITQSNFAVGYKTDEFQLHTNVNDGTEFGGSIYQKVNDQLETAVNLAWTAGNSNTRFGIAAKYQIDSDAAFSAKVNNSSLVGLGYTQTLKPGIKLTLSALLDGKNINAGGHKLGLGLEFQA